The Carassius gibelio isolate Cgi1373 ecotype wild population from Czech Republic chromosome B22, carGib1.2-hapl.c, whole genome shotgun sequence genome window below encodes:
- the LOC127987952 gene encoding CD48 antigen-like, with product MVHVVILFCLCLWQLDGTFGVNALESVSVTEGDSVTLDSGFTEMMDDDLILWRFGYNKTSLAEINVLADTMTVFDDILDGRFRDRLKLDHQTGSLTIMNTRTEHTGLYQLQTSSVIKNFTLTVYARLSVPVIIRNSSQCSSSSSSSQQNCSLLCSVVNVGHVTLSWYKGNSLLSSISVSDLSISLSLPLEVEYQEKNSYSCVINNPITNQTTHLDITQLCLTCSDIAARSSSHLISLIVVISVVGSLLIVAAVVCIRRKHRNTGQEGKSNLLLLTVISNTNPNPNPNL from the exons TGGAGTCAGtgtcagtgacggagggagattcagtcactctagacTCTGGTTTTACTGAAATGATGGATGATGATCTGATTCTGTGGAGGTTTGGATATAACAAGACTTCACTAGCTGAAATCAATGTACTGGCCGACACAATGACTGTATTTGATGATAttcttgatgggagattcagagacagactgaagctggatcatcaaactggatctctgaccatcatgaacacCAGAACTGAACACACTGGACTCTATCAACTACAGACCAGCAGTGTGATCAAGAACTTCACTCTCACTGTCTACG ctcgtctgtctgttcctgtcatcatcagaaactcttcacaatgttcatcatcatcatcttcatctcagcagaattgttcattgttgtgttcagtggtgaatgtgggtcatgtgactctctcctggtacaaaggaaacagtttattgtccagcatcagtgtgtctgatctcagcatcagtctctctctacctctggaggtggaatatcaggagaaaaacagctacagctgtgtgatcaacaatcccatcacaaaccagaccacacatctggacatcactcagctctgtctcacatgttcag ACATAGCAGCACGGTCTTCTTCTCATCTCATCTCTCTGATCGTGGTGATCTCTGTTGTTGGATCTCTGTTGATTGTTGCTGCAGTCGTCTGCATCCGCAGAAAACACAGAAACACTGGCCAAGAAGGCAAGAGTAACCTACTGCTTTTAACTGTGATAAGTaatactaaccctaaccctaaccctaacttgtAA